The sequence ACTGCCGAAGACGAGGTCGGGCAAGATTATGCGGCGTATCCTCCGCAAAATTGCTGAAGGCGACATCTCTGAACTTGGTGATACTTCGACCCTCGCCGATCCTACAGTCGTGGATGCCCTCGTAGAAGGTAGACGGTAGAATAGTTTTCAGTTTTCGGTTATCAGTTAAGAGACTTCTTGTGGTAGCACCATATTCTGTAACTGCCACAGTATATTTCTTAACTGATAACATTGAAGCATTTGGGGTCGTGGTCGCGTAATTCATTGTGCATTAAATTTACAAGAAGTAGGGGTACAAATTGGCATCAGCACAGAAGATTGTAAACGAACTGAAAAAACAGGACATTACCCACGTTATAGGTGTTCCAGATAACGGGAGTGCACGGATTTACGAACTCTTGCGATCAGAACCGGATATAGAAGTCATCACAGTAACCCGCGAGGGGGAAGCATTTGCGATTGCTTCAGGGTTGTACGTCGGGGGCAAGAAACCTGTTATCATCATTCAAAATACCGGATTCTTAGAATCAGGCGATGCGATCCGTGGGACTGTCGTCAATATGCGGGTGCCGGTAGTAGTATTCATCGGGTATCGTGGATATCACAACCGAGATGAAGATCGACAATGGATCGATTCCGTTGCGACCTTCCTTGAACCTACATTGAAAGCGTGGAACCTACCTTATGAAATGCTGGAAACAGACGCGGATATTCTGTGTA comes from Candidatus Poribacteria bacterium and encodes:
- a CDS encoding thiamine pyrophosphate-binding protein; amino-acid sequence: MASAQKIVNELKKQDITHVIGVPDNGSARIYELLRSEPDIEVITVTREGEAFAIASGLYVGGKKPVIIIQNTGFLESGDAIRGTVVNMRVPVVVFIGYRGYHNRDEDRQWIDSVATFLEPTLKAWNLPYEMLETDADILCIQRAFEKTAATSLPAAVLLIGHAT